The proteins below are encoded in one region of Gaiella occulta:
- the argC gene encoding N-acetyl-gamma-glutamyl-phosphate reductase — MASVSIVGAAGYTGQETLDRVLAHPQLELVAIGSDSLAGQPATALDPRLNRNGGKRAPIFITNDAALACGADITFVCLPNERAAAIEPPARGVVIDLSGAHRFDDAEVYRRWYGFDHPRAGELGRWSYALPELVPPHGTLIANPGCYATAALLALGPLAGAIDPAGVVVDGKSGMTGAGKVPRPSMHAGAVLENISPYKVGVHQHAPEIAAHLGFDVTFVPHLLPVRRGLLATCYVRSGGAGLRALLEAHYADSPVVTVLPEGATPDLSRVRHTDAAEIALFDDGFTDRTIVICAVDNLGKGAAGQAVQNANLLFGFPEAAGLRLSGVLV, encoded by the coding sequence ATGGCTTCCGTCAGCATCGTCGGCGCGGCCGGCTACACCGGCCAGGAGACCCTCGACCGGGTGCTCGCCCACCCGCAGCTCGAGCTGGTCGCGATCGGGTCGGACTCGCTCGCGGGGCAGCCGGCGACGGCGCTCGACCCGCGTCTGAACCGCAACGGCGGCAAACGCGCGCCGATCTTCATCACGAACGACGCGGCGCTCGCGTGCGGGGCCGACATCACGTTCGTGTGCCTGCCGAACGAGCGCGCCGCCGCGATCGAGCCTCCCGCACGCGGCGTCGTCATCGATCTCTCGGGCGCGCACCGGTTCGACGACGCGGAGGTGTACCGGCGCTGGTACGGGTTCGACCATCCGCGCGCCGGCGAGCTCGGCCGCTGGTCGTACGCTCTGCCCGAGCTCGTGCCGCCGCACGGGACGCTGATCGCAAACCCGGGCTGCTACGCGACCGCTGCCCTGCTCGCGCTCGGTCCGCTCGCGGGGGCGATCGATCCTGCCGGCGTCGTGGTGGACGGCAAGTCCGGCATGACCGGGGCCGGCAAGGTGCCGCGGCCGTCGATGCACGCGGGCGCGGTGCTCGAGAACATCTCCCCGTACAAGGTCGGCGTGCACCAGCATGCGCCGGAGATCGCGGCGCACCTCGGCTTCGACGTGACCTTCGTGCCCCACCTGCTGCCCGTGCGCCGCGGGCTGCTCGCGACCTGCTACGTCCGCTCCGGCGGAGCAGGCCTGCGGGCTCTGCTCGAGGCCCACTACGCGGACAGCCCGGTCGTCACCGTGCTTCCCGAGGGAGCGACGCCCGACCTGTCCCGCGTCCGGCACACCGACGCCGCCGAGATCGCCCTCTTCGACGACGGGTTCACCGACCGCACGATCGTGATCTGCGCCGTCGACAATCTCGGCAAGGGGGCGGCGGGGCAGGCGGTGCAGAACGCCAACCTCCTCTTCGGCTTCCCCGAGGCGGCCGGGCTGCGCCTCTCCGGGGTGCTCGTCTAG
- the ilvB gene encoding biosynthetic-type acetolactate synthase large subunit gives MRMNGADAILRSLEAEGVAVMFGIPGGAIMPTYDAMARGTSVRHVLARHEQGAGHMAQGYARASGRVGVAIATSGPGATNLVTPIADAWMDSTPLVCITGQVRSTLIGTDAFQECDITGITMPIVKHSWLVQDVKEIPAVMKAAFHVARSGRCGPVLVDVPRDIQEATLDFVYPDTVDLPGWRPPSKVHPLQIREAGERIAGAEKPVLYVGGGTINGEACDELRDLAEAGGLPVVTTLMGKGAFPETHPLHFGWPGMHGAKWSNLAMNTCDVLVAIGARFDDRVTGKLSAFAPGATIVHLDIDPAEISKLRDADIPVVGPLKKALAELAREVRKHRESGVAAPDAWVRRIEGWRDEFPLRYGSGGDWLKPQKLMETLQELTAGEDVIFTTGVGQHQMWAMQYLLAERPRTFITSGGLGTMGYGIPAAIGAKAARPEAKVVCVDGDGCFQMTAQELTTAVIDDLPIVVVLVNNGYLGMVTQWQDMFFDGRRSHVGLGDRVPDYVRLAEAYGGVGMLVESEAELQPALEQALALDRTVVIDCRVDPSEQCFPMIPAGAAALDMVEYEEPVEATQ, from the coding sequence ATGAGGATGAACGGCGCGGACGCGATCCTCCGCTCCCTCGAGGCCGAGGGCGTGGCGGTGATGTTCGGCATCCCCGGCGGCGCCATCATGCCGACCTACGACGCGATGGCGCGCGGCACGTCCGTGCGGCACGTGCTCGCCCGGCACGAGCAGGGCGCCGGCCACATGGCGCAGGGCTACGCGCGCGCGTCGGGACGCGTGGGCGTCGCCATCGCCACCTCGGGGCCCGGCGCGACCAACCTCGTGACGCCGATCGCCGACGCCTGGATGGACTCCACCCCGCTCGTCTGCATCACCGGCCAGGTGCGCTCGACGCTGATCGGCACCGACGCCTTCCAGGAGTGCGACATCACCGGCATCACGATGCCGATCGTCAAGCACTCGTGGCTCGTGCAGGACGTGAAGGAGATCCCCGCCGTGATGAAGGCGGCGTTCCACGTCGCCCGCAGCGGCCGCTGCGGCCCGGTCCTCGTCGACGTGCCGCGCGACATCCAGGAGGCGACGCTCGACTTCGTCTATCCGGACACGGTCGACCTGCCCGGCTGGCGGCCCCCGTCGAAGGTGCATCCGCTGCAGATCCGCGAGGCGGGCGAGCGCATCGCCGGCGCCGAGAAGCCCGTCCTCTACGTCGGCGGCGGCACGATCAACGGCGAGGCCTGCGACGAGCTGCGCGATCTGGCCGAGGCGGGGGGGCTGCCGGTGGTCACGACGCTGATGGGCAAGGGCGCCTTCCCCGAGACCCACCCCCTGCACTTCGGCTGGCCCGGCATGCACGGCGCGAAGTGGTCGAACCTCGCCATGAACACCTGCGACGTGCTCGTCGCGATCGGCGCCCGCTTCGACGACCGCGTCACCGGCAAGCTGTCGGCCTTCGCTCCGGGCGCGACGATCGTCCACCTCGACATCGACCCGGCCGAGATCTCGAAGCTGCGCGACGCCGACATCCCCGTCGTCGGCCCGCTCAAGAAGGCGCTCGCGGAGCTGGCGCGGGAGGTGCGCAAGCACCGGGAGAGCGGCGTCGCGGCGCCCGACGCGTGGGTGCGCAGGATCGAGGGGTGGCGCGACGAGTTCCCGCTCCGCTACGGCTCCGGCGGCGACTGGCTGAAGCCGCAGAAGCTGATGGAGACGCTGCAGGAGCTCACCGCCGGCGAGGACGTGATCTTCACCACCGGCGTCGGGCAGCACCAGATGTGGGCGATGCAGTACCTGCTCGCCGAGCGGCCCCGCACCTTCATCACGTCGGGCGGCCTGGGCACGATGGGCTACGGGATCCCGGCCGCGATCGGCGCCAAGGCGGCCCGGCCGGAGGCGAAGGTCGTCTGCGTCGACGGCGACGGCTGTTTCCAGATGACCGCGCAGGAGCTCACGACCGCGGTGATCGACGACCTCCCGATCGTCGTCGTGCTCGTCAACAACGGCTACCTGGGCATGGTCACCCAGTGGCAGGACATGTTCTTCGACGGCCGGCGCTCGCACGTCGGGCTGGGAGACCGGGTGCCCGACTACGTCCGGCTCGCCGAGGCCTACGGCGGCGTCGGCATGCTCGTCGAGTCCGAGGCGGAGCTGCAGCCTGCGCTCGAGCAGGCCCTCGCGCTCGACCGCACCGTCGTGATCGACTGCCGCGTCGACCCGTCCGAGCAGTGCTTCCCGATGATCCCCGCGGGCGCGGCGGCGCTCGACATGGTGGAGTACGAGGAGCCGGTGGAGGCGACGCAATGA
- the argB gene encoding acetylglutamate kinase, which yields MSRVVLKLGGRVAAQAAARAQALRAEGHEVVIVHGAGPQITAELERRGISVRFVDGRRVTTPEVLDVVRGSLAQVNAEVCAAVGGEAVGLFGDAIGMQARRVESLGLVGDPVACAPAAVLGALAAGRVPVIAPLAEGPLNVNADEAAAALAVGLGAERILFVTDVAGVLVDDAVVERIGADEADRMLGAGCLEGGIVPKLEAAVRAVRGGVRASIGTTEVSA from the coding sequence GTGAGCCGCGTCGTGCTCAAGCTCGGCGGCCGCGTCGCGGCGCAGGCGGCGGCGCGGGCGCAGGCGCTGCGGGCCGAGGGGCACGAGGTGGTGATCGTCCACGGCGCCGGCCCGCAGATCACGGCCGAGCTCGAGCGCCGGGGCATCTCCGTCCGGTTCGTCGACGGCCGCCGCGTCACGACGCCCGAGGTGCTCGACGTCGTGCGCGGCTCGCTCGCGCAGGTCAACGCCGAGGTGTGCGCCGCCGTCGGCGGCGAGGCGGTGGGGCTGTTCGGTGACGCGATCGGCATGCAGGCCCGGCGCGTCGAGAGCCTCGGCCTCGTCGGCGACCCGGTCGCCTGCGCACCGGCGGCCGTGCTGGGCGCGCTCGCCGCAGGGCGCGTGCCGGTGATCGCGCCGCTCGCGGAGGGCCCGCTCAACGTCAACGCGGACGAGGCGGCGGCCGCGCTCGCGGTCGGCCTCGGCGCCGAGCGGATCCTCTTCGTCACCGACGTCGCCGGCGTGCTCGTCGACGATGCCGTCGTCGAGCGCATCGGCGCCGACGAGGCGGACAGGATGCTCGGCGCCGGCTGTCTCGAGGGCGGCATCGTGCCCAAGCTGGAAGCGGCCGTGCGCGCGGTGCGTGGCGGCGTCCGCGCGTCGATCGGCACGACGGAGGTGTCGGCGTGA
- a CDS encoding isocitrate/isopropylmalate family dehydrogenase, translated as MRTDSIDRGGPAGHGPEAATAPAARIACLAGHGIGPEVMAEASRALAELSRMHGFSVEEVHPPFGGEALQRSGHALPTSTRRAILAADAVLVAGAMEPALEGVKAGLELAASMTRTLLEGGGTLTQFAPLHAGASAWTIERAFRSARSRAGRLVSVSVNDGWAAAVAAASARHAGIDVTEISLTEALRSLSARPETVGVLVTEHVLAEALFEAPRLSGRRRLTATGLLSRGGPCLFAPTHGSTDEIAGQGVANPSEMLLAAALLLDEGIGRRAAAQTLEESLAAALSASRTPDMSGPGVAATTREFVDVVLGLLPSARRDTEFAMGVGR; from the coding sequence GTGAGAACCGACAGCATCGACCGAGGAGGCCCTGCCGGGCACGGCCCCGAGGCCGCAACCGCGCCGGCGGCGCGCATCGCATGCCTGGCCGGGCACGGGATCGGGCCCGAGGTGATGGCCGAGGCGAGCCGCGCGCTCGCCGAGCTGTCGCGCATGCACGGGTTCTCCGTCGAGGAGGTGCACCCGCCGTTCGGCGGCGAGGCGCTGCAGCGCTCGGGCCACGCGCTCCCTACCTCGACGCGGCGCGCGATCCTCGCGGCCGACGCCGTGCTCGTCGCGGGCGCGATGGAGCCGGCGCTCGAGGGCGTGAAGGCGGGCCTCGAGCTCGCAGCCTCCATGACCCGGACGCTGCTCGAGGGCGGCGGCACGCTCACCCAGTTCGCACCGCTGCACGCCGGCGCGTCCGCGTGGACGATCGAGCGCGCGTTCCGCAGCGCCCGCTCCCGGGCGGGTCGCCTCGTCTCGGTCTCCGTCAACGACGGATGGGCGGCGGCCGTCGCCGCGGCCTCGGCGCGGCACGCGGGCATCGACGTCACGGAGATCTCCCTCACGGAGGCGCTGCGCTCCCTCAGCGCGCGTCCCGAGACGGTGGGCGTGCTCGTGACCGAGCACGTGCTCGCCGAGGCTCTCTTCGAGGCGCCGCGGCTCTCGGGCCGCCGCCGCCTGACGGCGACCGGGCTGCTCTCGCGCGGCGGCCCGTGCCTGTTCGCCCCCACCCACGGCAGCACCGACGAGATCGCCGGCCAGGGCGTGGCGAACCCGAGCGAGATGCTGCTCGCGGCGGCGCTGCTGCTCGACGAGGGGATCGGACGCAGGGCCGCGGCGCAGACGCTCGAAGAGAGTCTCGCGGCGGCGCTGTCGGCGAGCCGCACGCCGGACATGAGCGGACCGGGCGTGGCGGCCACGACACGGGAGTTCGTCGACGTCGTGCTCGGCTTGCTCCCGAGCGCACGGCGGGACACCGAGTTCGCGATGGGAGTGGGACGATGA
- the argJ gene encoding bifunctional glutamate N-acetyltransferase/amino-acid acetyltransferase ArgJ translates to MSVTAAKGFVASGVAAGIRPSGKPDLALVRSIPRAVGAAMWTTNRVQAAPITVSKRHLEAAQPQAVVINAGVANAATGARGEADAVATADGAAAQLGLPPDEVLVLSTGVIGAPLPVDKVLAGIRAAVLDLSPEGGGAAAGAILTTDSGPKLAVAAGPGFTVGGMAKGAGMIHPCLATMLVVITTDYPLRAEEVDGFLRPAVERTFNRISVDGDCSTNDAVILLANGASGAGRDDDAFRAALHDVCARLARQVVEDGEGCTVVLEVRVDGAASETDAVAIARRIATSPLVKTAAFGHDPNWGRVLMAAGSAPGADGFAALDTERLTVAFDGVPVFAAGAPTGDVPTLAGAVCRIDLDLGLGDGAAAYLASDLSYDYVRINAEYTT, encoded by the coding sequence ATGTCCGTCACCGCTGCGAAGGGCTTCGTCGCGAGCGGCGTCGCGGCCGGCATCCGCCCTTCGGGCAAGCCCGACCTGGCGCTCGTCCGCTCCATTCCGCGCGCGGTCGGCGCCGCCATGTGGACGACGAACAGGGTGCAGGCGGCGCCGATCACCGTCTCGAAACGGCACCTGGAGGCGGCGCAGCCACAGGCCGTGGTGATCAATGCCGGCGTCGCCAACGCCGCCACCGGCGCCCGCGGCGAGGCTGATGCGGTGGCGACGGCGGACGGGGCCGCCGCGCAGCTCGGCCTGCCGCCCGACGAGGTGCTCGTGCTCTCCACCGGCGTGATCGGCGCGCCGCTCCCGGTGGACAAGGTGCTCGCGGGTATCCGCGCCGCCGTTCTCGACCTCTCCCCCGAGGGCGGCGGCGCGGCTGCGGGCGCCATCCTGACGACGGACTCCGGGCCCAAGCTCGCCGTCGCGGCCGGGCCGGGGTTCACGGTCGGCGGCATGGCGAAGGGAGCCGGGATGATCCACCCGTGCCTTGCGACGATGCTCGTCGTGATCACGACCGACTACCCGCTGCGGGCCGAGGAGGTCGACGGCTTCCTGCGCCCCGCCGTCGAGCGCACGTTCAACCGCATCTCCGTGGACGGAGACTGCTCCACGAACGACGCCGTCATCCTGCTCGCCAACGGCGCGAGCGGCGCCGGCCGCGACGACGACGCGTTTCGCGCCGCCCTGCACGACGTCTGCGCGCGCCTGGCGCGGCAGGTCGTCGAGGACGGCGAAGGGTGCACGGTCGTGCTCGAGGTGCGCGTCGACGGCGCGGCCTCCGAGACCGACGCCGTCGCGATCGCCCGTCGCATCGCCACCTCGCCGCTCGTCAAGACGGCCGCGTTCGGGCACGACCCGAACTGGGGCCGCGTGCTGATGGCGGCCGGCTCCGCTCCCGGGGCAGACGGGTTCGCGGCGCTCGACACGGAGCGGCTCACCGTGGCCTTCGACGGCGTTCCCGTGTTCGCCGCGGGCGCGCCGACGGGCGACGTGCCGACGCTTGCGGGCGCCGTCTGCCGTATCGACCTCGACCTCGGCCTCGGCGACGGCGCCGCGGCGTATCTCGCGTCCGACCTCTCCTACGACTACGTGCGCATCAACGCGGAGTACACGACGTGA
- the gltB gene encoding glutamate synthase large subunit: protein MSGTRHLLHDPSRERDACGIGLVADARGRASRELLDRCLAGLAAVSHRGAWAADGVSGDGAGVLLPLSAALTGEPGAGLAMCFLREPWLKNVVEEACRAEGLEPAGWRDVPHDVAALGSTATASMPRIAQMLLAPTPHADAEARATRARRRAETIAGVYVASLSFRTVTYKGLCAATQLATFYPDLADPAYAVSWAIFHQRFSTNTEPSWERAQPFRLLCHNGEINTIDGNVAWMEARERALGVEEGLAPSLDVNGSDSALLDNALELLVRSGRDVCEAVTLLVPPAWQNDPRLEPEVRDMHRYGAMLVEPWDGPAGIVFSDGHTCGAALDRNGLRPLRVSVTGDGLVTCSSESGAIPLPEGAAVRRGRLGPGQVLSVDPDRGLRFDGELKRELAARRPYGAWVDQSIVRRPAGEPGPVPEADLGPRHALFGYTREEMSLMLRPIAQTGHDPVYSMGDDAPIAPLAGRPRPLASFFRQRFAQVTNPAIDHYRERTVMSVATLLGPRAGLDADGPLPTLVVLPGFLLTRDGLEGLAPERVEITFAAGEGLGPAVERVADDAVAAVERGATLICLSDVSAGGERAAIPSLLAVAAVHGRLVESGLRTRCSLLVESDEPRDTHMVATLLGYGADAICPRLALETVAQLAASDKVGGDRPSPDEAQRRLLAALEDGVLKVMAKMGISDVASYRGARLFEAVGLDRRLARRFFGGTHSAIGGIGLDRLEREALDRLAASKAEKIELENPGFYKFRKGGEPHATDPAVVAALQEAVSEEGVKAAHALRGAVRSGNAGLYERFAVMVNERTPIEPRDLLELVPSAAPVPVEEVEPVEEIVKRFSGGAMSHGALSAEAHETLAIALNNLGARSNCGEGGEDPARYRSERNSKIKQIASARFGVTAEYAVFAEELQIKVSQGSKPGEGGQIPAHKVTEEIARLRNTQPGVSLISPPPHHDIYSIEDLAQLIFDLREVNPDAAVSVKLVSVSGVGVVAAGVAKAHADVIHVAGADGGTGASPLPSIKHAGAPWELGLAEAQQALVANNLRGRVRLRVDGGFKTGRDVVVAALLGADEYSFGTALLLAEGCLMVRSCHLDTCPVGIASQRPELRAKFGGTPEMVEAYLLFVAQEVRELIASLGFRRLDEAIGRVECLRQRRTGDPSADALDLAPLLGRAGDGHARYVGLPVPHEGDRLGTLLLAAGRGAVEEPRLVEPGYAITNGDRSVGARLAGAIAREVGAGPPQGRVRARFEGSAGQSFGAFLTAGVELDLVGEANDYVGKSMSGGRIVIAPPAGDAGDPVLLGNTVLYGATGGELYCAGAAGERFAVRNSGATAVVEGVGDHACEYMTRGTVVVLGPHGRNLGAGMTGGETFLLDADARLLNDELVTLLELDRDDEARLLRLLERHRRTTGSARAAALLDDPAALRRFRRVVPRALLARLDEEEGGRLSA, encoded by the coding sequence GTGAGCGGTACCCGGCACCTCCTGCACGACCCGTCCCGAGAGCGCGATGCCTGCGGCATCGGCCTCGTCGCGGATGCCCGCGGCCGGGCCTCGCGCGAGCTGCTCGACCGCTGCCTCGCCGGCCTCGCCGCCGTCTCGCACCGCGGCGCCTGGGCCGCCGACGGCGTCAGCGGCGACGGCGCCGGCGTCCTGTTGCCGCTGTCGGCGGCGCTGACCGGCGAGCCCGGCGCCGGGCTCGCCATGTGCTTCCTGCGCGAGCCGTGGCTGAAGAACGTCGTCGAGGAGGCGTGTCGGGCCGAAGGGCTCGAGCCGGCCGGTTGGCGCGACGTGCCACACGACGTGGCTGCGCTCGGCTCGACCGCGACGGCGAGCATGCCGCGCATCGCGCAGATGCTGCTCGCGCCGACACCGCACGCCGACGCCGAGGCGCGCGCGACGCGCGCGCGGCGCCGTGCCGAGACGATCGCCGGCGTCTACGTCGCCTCCCTCTCGTTCCGCACCGTCACCTACAAGGGCCTCTGCGCCGCGACGCAGCTCGCGACCTTCTACCCGGACCTCGCCGATCCCGCGTACGCGGTTTCCTGGGCGATCTTCCACCAGCGTTTCTCCACCAACACCGAGCCGAGCTGGGAGCGGGCGCAGCCGTTCCGCCTGCTGTGCCACAACGGCGAGATCAACACGATCGACGGCAACGTCGCGTGGATGGAGGCGCGGGAGCGCGCCCTCGGCGTCGAGGAGGGGCTCGCCCCGTCGCTCGACGTCAACGGCTCGGACTCGGCCCTCCTCGACAACGCCCTCGAGCTGCTCGTCCGCTCCGGCCGCGACGTGTGCGAGGCGGTGACGCTCCTCGTGCCGCCCGCGTGGCAGAACGACCCGCGCCTCGAGCCCGAGGTGCGCGACATGCACCGCTACGGGGCCATGCTCGTCGAGCCCTGGGACGGCCCGGCCGGCATCGTGTTCAGCGACGGCCACACGTGCGGCGCCGCGCTCGACCGCAACGGGCTGCGGCCGCTGCGGGTCTCCGTCACGGGGGACGGACTCGTCACCTGCTCCTCCGAGTCGGGTGCGATCCCGCTGCCCGAGGGCGCCGCGGTGCGCCGCGGGCGCCTCGGCCCGGGCCAGGTGCTCTCCGTCGACCCCGACCGTGGGCTCCGCTTCGACGGCGAGCTCAAGCGCGAGCTTGCGGCACGGCGCCCCTACGGCGCCTGGGTCGACCAGAGCATCGTGCGCCGCCCGGCAGGCGAGCCCGGGCCGGTGCCGGAGGCCGATCTCGGCCCGCGCCACGCGCTGTTCGGCTACACGCGCGAGGAGATGAGCCTGATGCTGCGCCCGATCGCGCAGACCGGTCACGATCCCGTCTACTCGATGGGGGACGACGCGCCGATCGCGCCGCTCGCGGGCCGGCCGCGGCCGCTCGCCTCCTTCTTCCGGCAGCGCTTCGCCCAGGTCACGAACCCGGCCATCGACCACTACCGCGAGCGCACCGTGATGTCCGTGGCGACGCTGCTCGGCCCGCGCGCGGGCCTCGACGCCGACGGCCCCTTGCCCACCCTCGTCGTCCTGCCGGGCTTCCTGCTCACACGGGACGGGCTCGAGGGGCTCGCCCCGGAGCGGGTGGAGATCACCTTCGCCGCCGGCGAGGGTCTCGGGCCCGCGGTGGAGCGCGTCGCCGACGACGCCGTCGCCGCGGTCGAGCGCGGCGCGACGCTCATCTGCCTCTCGGACGTGTCGGCGGGCGGTGAGCGCGCCGCGATCCCGTCGCTTCTCGCGGTGGCGGCGGTGCACGGCCGCCTCGTCGAGTCGGGGCTGCGCACCCGCTGCTCGCTGCTCGTCGAGAGCGACGAGCCGCGCGACACGCACATGGTCGCCACGCTGCTCGGCTACGGCGCCGACGCGATCTGCCCCCGTCTCGCCCTCGAGACGGTCGCCCAGCTCGCGGCCAGCGACAAGGTGGGAGGCGACCGCCCGTCGCCCGACGAGGCGCAGCGGCGCCTGCTCGCCGCGCTCGAGGACGGCGTGCTCAAGGTGATGGCGAAGATGGGCATCTCGGACGTCGCGAGCTACCGGGGCGCCCGCCTGTTCGAGGCCGTCGGGCTCGACCGGCGGCTCGCGCGCCGCTTCTTCGGCGGCACCCATTCGGCGATCGGCGGCATCGGGCTCGACCGGCTCGAGCGCGAAGCGCTCGACCGCCTGGCCGCGTCGAAGGCCGAGAAGATCGAGCTCGAGAACCCCGGCTTCTACAAGTTCCGCAAGGGCGGCGAGCCTCACGCGACCGACCCCGCCGTGGTGGCGGCGCTGCAGGAGGCCGTCTCCGAGGAGGGCGTGAAGGCCGCCCATGCGCTTCGCGGCGCGGTGCGCAGCGGCAACGCCGGGCTGTACGAGCGCTTCGCGGTGATGGTCAACGAGCGGACGCCGATCGAGCCTCGCGACCTGCTCGAGCTGGTGCCGTCGGCGGCGCCGGTGCCCGTCGAGGAGGTCGAGCCGGTCGAGGAGATCGTGAAGCGCTTCTCCGGCGGCGCGATGTCGCACGGCGCCCTCTCGGCCGAGGCCCACGAGACGCTCGCGATCGCGCTCAACAACCTCGGCGCGCGCTCCAACTGCGGCGAGGGAGGAGAGGATCCCGCGCGCTACCGCAGCGAGCGCAACTCGAAGATCAAGCAGATCGCGTCCGCGCGCTTCGGCGTCACGGCCGAGTACGCGGTCTTCGCCGAGGAGCTGCAGATCAAGGTGTCGCAGGGATCGAAGCCCGGCGAGGGCGGGCAGATACCGGCGCACAAGGTGACGGAGGAGATCGCGCGGCTGCGCAACACGCAGCCGGGCGTGTCGCTGATCTCACCGCCCCCGCACCACGACATCTACTCGATCGAGGATCTCGCGCAGCTCATCTTCGACCTGCGCGAGGTGAACCCGGACGCGGCCGTCTCCGTCAAGCTCGTCTCCGTCAGCGGCGTCGGCGTCGTCGCGGCGGGCGTGGCGAAGGCCCACGCGGACGTGATCCACGTGGCGGGCGCCGACGGCGGCACCGGGGCGAGCCCGCTGCCGTCGATCAAGCACGCGGGCGCGCCGTGGGAGCTCGGGCTCGCCGAGGCACAGCAGGCCCTCGTCGCCAACAATCTGCGCGGCCGCGTCCGGCTCCGCGTCGACGGGGGCTTCAAGACCGGCCGCGACGTCGTCGTGGCGGCGCTGCTCGGCGCCGACGAGTACTCCTTCGGCACGGCGCTGCTGCTGGCGGAGGGGTGCCTGATGGTGCGCTCCTGCCATCTCGACACGTGTCCGGTGGGGATCGCGAGCCAGCGGCCCGAGCTGCGGGCGAAGTTCGGCGGCACGCCCGAGATGGTCGAGGCGTACCTGCTGTTCGTTGCGCAGGAGGTGCGCGAGCTGATCGCGTCGCTCGGCTTCCGCCGGCTCGACGAGGCGATCGGGCGCGTCGAGTGCCTGCGGCAGCGGCGCACCGGCGACCCGTCGGCCGACGCCCTCGATCTCGCCCCGCTGCTCGGACGGGCCGGCGACGGCCATGCGCGCTACGTCGGCCTGCCCGTGCCGCACGAGGGCGACCGGCTCGGGACGCTGCTGCTCGCGGCGGGCCGCGGGGCGGTCGAGGAGCCTCGCCTCGTCGAGCCGGGATACGCGATCACGAACGGCGACCGCTCGGTCGGCGCGCGCCTCGCCGGCGCGATCGCGCGCGAGGTCGGCGCGGGGCCGCCGCAGGGCCGCGTGCGCGCCCGCTTCGAGGGATCGGCCGGGCAGAGCTTCGGCGCGTTCCTCACCGCCGGCGTCGAGCTCGACCTCGTCGGCGAGGCCAACGACTACGTGGGCAAGTCGATGTCGGGAGGGCGCATCGTGATCGCTCCACCCGCGGGCGACGCCGGCGACCCGGTTCTGCTGGGGAACACCGTCCTCTACGGAGCGACGGGCGGGGAGCTCTACTGCGCGGGCGCGGCGGGCGAGCGCTTCGCCGTCCGCAACTCGGGCGCGACGGCGGTCGTCGAGGGCGTCGGAGACCATGCCTGCGAGTACATGACGCGGGGCACCGTCGTCGTGCTCGGGCCGCACGGGCGCAACCTCGGCGCCGGCATGACCGGGGGCGAGACGTTCCTGCTCGACGCCGACGCGCGTCTCCTCAACGACGAGCTCGTCACCCTGCTCGAGCTCGACCGCGACGACGAGGCGCGGCTGCTGCGCCTGCTCGAGCGGCACCGCCGCACGACGGGGTCGGCGCGGGCCGCGGCGCTGCTCGACGATCCGGCGGCCCTGCGGCGCTTCCGGCGCGTCGTGCCGCGCGCGCTCCTCGCGAGGCTGGACGAGGAGGAGGGCGGGCGGCTCAGCGCCTGA